From the Ruania alkalisoli genome, one window contains:
- a CDS encoding ABC transporter substrate-binding protein translates to MFPSRRHVTALAAVAATSLVAAGCSSSDDGGSDGGSTDTIVVSTFPFGVEEFTEAVVDPFTAETGIEVELDTGSNADRLSRLQLEGEDTGIDVMLMSDAYVAIAEQDGLLQPVTQEDVPALAEIAGFAVDDAYSGPAYSYQLNGMLYNTDELSEEQAADWELYADPAFAGQVALPDIAVTAGQLTVSGVADTYGSGPYDVDTAFETMAGWAPNVLQFYSSTTEFTNLLTQGEIVGGVALNGFATNLIASGEPIGWVPPAEGRYMATNRAVVPAGAPNAEGAFAFIDYLLSVEAQQSSAEIVGDLPVNLEVEIPAELTAVVGDIAQDPTAAGYATLAPAETVDNRNEWVDRFAREVVGG, encoded by the coding sequence ATGTTCCCCTCCCGCCGGCATGTCACCGCCCTCGCCGCCGTTGCAGCCACTTCTCTGGTGGCCGCAGGCTGCTCCTCCTCCGACGACGGAGGTTCCGATGGCGGTTCCACCGACACCATCGTGGTGAGCACCTTCCCGTTCGGCGTGGAGGAGTTCACCGAGGCCGTCGTGGACCCGTTCACCGCCGAGACCGGCATCGAGGTCGAGCTCGACACCGGATCCAATGCCGACCGTCTCTCCCGGCTGCAGCTCGAGGGTGAGGACACCGGCATCGACGTGATGCTCATGTCCGACGCCTACGTCGCCATCGCTGAGCAGGACGGACTACTCCAGCCGGTCACCCAGGAGGACGTGCCGGCACTCGCTGAGATCGCCGGCTTTGCTGTGGATGACGCCTACTCGGGCCCCGCATACAGCTACCAGCTGAACGGGATGCTCTACAACACTGATGAGCTGAGCGAGGAGCAGGCGGCCGACTGGGAGCTCTACGCCGACCCAGCCTTCGCCGGGCAGGTCGCCCTTCCGGACATCGCCGTGACCGCCGGCCAGCTCACCGTCTCCGGGGTCGCGGACACGTACGGATCCGGGCCCTACGACGTCGACACCGCCTTCGAGACGATGGCCGGCTGGGCGCCGAACGTGCTGCAGTTCTACAGCTCCACCACCGAGTTCACGAACCTGCTCACCCAGGGTGAGATCGTCGGCGGGGTGGCACTCAACGGGTTCGCCACCAACCTGATCGCCTCCGGTGAGCCGATCGGCTGGGTCCCGCCGGCCGAAGGGCGATACATGGCCACCAACCGCGCCGTCGTGCCGGCCGGTGCCCCGAACGCCGAGGGTGCGTTCGCGTTCATCGACTACCTCCTGTCGGTCGAAGCACAGCAGTCCTCTGCCGAGATCGTCGGCGACCTGCCGGTGAACCTGGAGGTGGAGATTCCCGCCGAGCTGACCGCCGTCGTCGGGGACATCGCTCAGGACCCGACCGCAGCGGGCTACGCGACCCTCGCCCCGGCCGAAACTGTCGACAACCGCAACGAGTGGGTGGACCGCTTCGCACGCGAGGTCGTGGGCGGCTGA
- a CDS encoding adenosine deaminase family protein codes for MTEPSITEHPTAEPSSMQAPAPSAGAALDLTRLPKADLHCHLLGTVRASTFGDLARREGLALPEDPEQIFASINSHPPDPELYRHTRIPMPQGRSEDEPERSYSLFQASGWVREVLRDADDLTRVTYEAFEAAHWAGTWHLEVSFDMIPEHLRHLGYAGWVEAHAEGVRMAERDFGMTGRLLAAIDRSGTGDEALAWVRTVVDHPHEYVAGIGLDNLETAGPPERFADAYRLAGEAGLKRTAHTSEHVPAAVNAVTCLDVLGCDRLDHGYFVLEDDAVVARMVEEQVPFSVASTTSRRSWRPWRKASIAAMVEAGMNVYPCSDDPGMFPTSVLNEYEILSRDVGVSDERLVQMARASFEASWLPAEQKAWLCAQFDETVATLQPR; via the coding sequence ATGACTGAACCGTCGATCACAGAGCATCCGACGGCGGAGCCGTCGAGCATGCAGGCACCGGCACCGTCCGCCGGGGCTGCCCTCGACCTGACCCGGCTCCCCAAGGCCGACCTGCACTGCCACCTGCTCGGTACCGTCCGGGCGAGCACCTTCGGTGATCTCGCCCGGCGGGAGGGGCTGGCACTGCCGGAGGATCCGGAGCAGATCTTCGCCTCGATCAATTCCCACCCGCCGGACCCAGAGCTGTATCGGCACACCCGCATCCCGATGCCGCAGGGGCGTAGTGAGGACGAGCCGGAACGGTCGTACTCGCTGTTCCAGGCATCCGGATGGGTACGGGAGGTGTTGCGGGATGCCGACGATCTCACCCGCGTCACCTATGAGGCGTTCGAGGCCGCGCACTGGGCCGGCACCTGGCACCTCGAGGTGTCCTTCGACATGATTCCCGAGCACCTGCGCCACCTCGGCTATGCCGGGTGGGTAGAGGCGCACGCGGAGGGCGTCCGGATGGCCGAGCGGGACTTCGGGATGACCGGTCGGCTGCTGGCGGCGATCGACCGCAGCGGCACCGGTGACGAAGCGCTCGCCTGGGTGCGCACCGTCGTCGACCACCCGCACGAGTACGTGGCCGGCATCGGACTGGACAACTTGGAGACCGCCGGGCCGCCCGAGCGATTCGCTGACGCCTACCGGCTTGCCGGCGAGGCGGGTCTGAAGCGCACCGCGCACACCTCTGAACACGTCCCGGCTGCCGTCAATGCGGTGACCTGCCTCGATGTGCTGGGGTGCGATCGACTCGATCACGGGTACTTCGTGCTCGAGGACGACGCCGTGGTGGCGCGGATGGTGGAGGAGCAGGTGCCGTTCTCGGTCGCTTCGACCACCTCACGCCGGTCCTGGCGACCGTGGCGCAAGGCCTCGATCGCCGCGATGGTGGAGGCGGGGATGAACGTCTACCCGTGCTCGGACGACCCGGGGATGTTCCCCACCAGCGTTCTCAACGAGTACGAGATCCTCTCCCGCGACGTGGGTGTCAGCGACGAGCGCCTCGTTCAGATGGCGCGTGCGAGCTTCGAAGCGTCCTGGTTGCCTGCGGAGCAGAAGGCCTGGCTGTGCGCTCAGTTCGACGAGACGGTCGCGACGCTCCAGCCGCGCTGA
- a CDS encoding LLM class F420-dependent oxidoreductase, whose protein sequence is MRFGFHTGYWSAGPPAGAAEAVRAADELGLDSVWTAESYGSDAFTPLAWWGSQTNRVRLGTGIAQLAARTPTATAMAALTLDHLSGGRFILGLGASGPQVVEGWYGQPYPRPLERTREYVGIVRQVLAREAPVTFSGRHFTLPHDGGAHLGKALRSTVHPLRANLPIHLAAQGPKNTALAAEIADGWLPAFVSPALDAEYRENLETGFARRDGTRSPREEFEVSAAVPAVIGKDLESAADQVRPHLALYIGGMGSESTNFHREAIARAGYRDVCDEVTAKYLAGDKTGATAAIPTDLVTDVALVGTPSDITAQLTRWEASCVTTLILQTDPRMLAPLVQALG, encoded by the coding sequence ATGAGGTTCGGATTCCACACGGGCTATTGGTCGGCCGGCCCCCCGGCAGGTGCTGCCGAAGCGGTGCGCGCCGCCGACGAGCTCGGCCTGGACTCGGTCTGGACCGCCGAGTCGTACGGGTCGGACGCCTTCACCCCACTGGCCTGGTGGGGGTCGCAGACCAACCGGGTGCGCCTGGGCACTGGGATCGCGCAGCTGGCCGCCCGCACACCCACCGCCACCGCGATGGCCGCGCTCACCCTGGACCACCTTTCCGGTGGGCGCTTCATCCTCGGCCTGGGCGCCTCCGGGCCGCAGGTGGTGGAGGGCTGGTACGGCCAGCCCTACCCGCGGCCACTGGAACGCACCCGCGAGTACGTGGGGATCGTCCGCCAGGTGCTCGCCCGGGAAGCCCCCGTCACCTTCTCCGGTCGGCACTTCACGCTCCCCCACGACGGCGGAGCTCACCTCGGCAAGGCACTGCGCTCCACCGTGCACCCGTTGCGCGCGAACCTGCCCATCCACCTCGCAGCCCAGGGTCCGAAGAACACCGCGTTGGCGGCCGAGATCGCCGATGGGTGGCTGCCCGCCTTCGTCTCCCCTGCCCTCGATGCCGAGTACCGGGAGAACCTCGAGACCGGATTCGCGCGCAGGGACGGCACCCGCTCACCCCGGGAGGAGTTCGAGGTCAGCGCTGCGGTGCCGGCCGTGATTGGCAAGGACCTGGAGAGCGCCGCCGACCAGGTGCGCCCCCACCTCGCGCTGTACATCGGTGGGATGGGCTCGGAGAGCACCAACTTCCACCGCGAAGCGATCGCCCGCGCTGGCTACCGCGACGTCTGCGACGAGGTGACCGCGAAGTACCTGGCCGGCGACAAAACAGGCGCTACGGCAGCCATCCCCACGGACCTGGTGACGGACGTGGCCCTGGTGGGGACGCCGTCGGACATCACTGCCCAGCTCACACGCTGGGAGGCGAGCTGCGTGACCACTCTCATCCTGCAGACCGATCCGCGGATGCTCGCCCCACTGGTGCAAGCCCTCGGCTGA
- a CDS encoding HNH endonuclease signature motif containing protein, translating into MSTTSHVETSPAQAVRDLLGEHVNPSDATGRLEVVTAILDDLLATDLHSLPSAVLPDLVGQLEQTRRRVDALTSAAMTAVEADGIWAVSGARTIASWWANATGGHGNKTRTRVHLSRTLRDHLPHTSAAQAAGVISGDHAAALARHTTTTTVLRERLSDPDVGERFLVEQARRLDADSFTRLVKTWAIQADPEAADRNWRVESAKEHLFVSATTGGYRVDGWLEHSNGHLFAQTLDAIIGVPAADDDRTRSQRNAHALVAMARRVLDNGGAQASARVRPHLLVHVPVDTLHRLVTTPAPANGRPRCTCHRSISTSTSTSTSTSLSGRDARTGRAGRTIRGTSESAGSGDSGESCAPERASALPGLMDVHLPGCPAEPDAPCIPAVGLDHQQMTGAEPATLADGTPISHAQLAHLACDGEFTRVIFDPAGQPLDVGRAQRLHTAAQTKAIWARDRHCQYPECTSPPGWGEIHHPTWWSRGGRTSSTNAILLCWHHHALVHQRDITITRHHNHWHFTTAGGHNLARHRPPPCEHLVIPRE; encoded by the coding sequence ATGAGCACCACGAGTCACGTCGAGACCTCCCCGGCGCAGGCGGTGCGGGACCTGCTCGGTGAGCACGTGAATCCATCGGACGCCACCGGCCGCCTGGAAGTGGTCACCGCGATCCTGGATGACCTGCTAGCCACGGATCTGCACTCCCTCCCTTCGGCGGTCCTGCCCGACCTGGTGGGCCAACTCGAGCAGACTCGCCGCCGGGTGGATGCACTGACCTCGGCGGCGATGACCGCGGTCGAAGCTGACGGGATCTGGGCCGTGAGCGGGGCACGCACGATCGCATCCTGGTGGGCGAACGCCACCGGTGGGCACGGCAACAAGACCCGCACCCGAGTGCACCTGTCGCGCACACTGCGCGATCACCTGCCCCACACCAGCGCAGCGCAGGCGGCCGGGGTCATCAGCGGTGATCATGCCGCCGCACTGGCCCGGCACACAACCACCACCACCGTCCTGCGCGAGCGCCTGAGCGACCCTGACGTCGGTGAGCGGTTTCTCGTGGAGCAAGCGCGGCGGTTGGATGCCGACTCCTTCACCCGGCTGGTCAAGACCTGGGCAATTCAGGCCGATCCCGAGGCCGCCGACCGGAACTGGCGGGTGGAGTCCGCCAAGGAACACCTGTTTGTCTCGGCCACCACTGGCGGGTACCGGGTCGATGGCTGGCTCGAGCACTCCAACGGTCACCTCTTCGCGCAGACTCTCGACGCCATCATCGGAGTACCGGCCGCCGACGATGATCGCACCCGCTCTCAGCGCAATGCCCACGCCCTGGTGGCCATGGCCCGCCGCGTTCTCGACAACGGTGGAGCCCAGGCGTCAGCGCGGGTACGCCCCCACCTGCTGGTGCACGTCCCCGTCGACACGCTGCACCGCCTTGTCACGACACCCGCACCGGCGAACGGGCGCCCTCGGTGCACCTGCCACCGCAGCATCAGCACCAGCACCAGCACCAGCACCAGCACCAGCCTCTCAGGGCGAGACGCGAGGACAGGTCGCGCCGGGCGCACCATCCGCGGCACGAGTGAGAGCGCTGGCAGCGGCGATAGCGGCGAGTCCTGTGCTCCCGAGCGCGCTTCGGCACTACCCGGGCTGATGGACGTGCACCTACCCGGATGCCCGGCCGAGCCCGACGCACCCTGCATCCCCGCGGTCGGGCTCGATCACCAGCAGATGACCGGCGCTGAGCCGGCCACTCTTGCCGACGGCACGCCGATCAGTCATGCCCAGCTCGCCCACCTGGCCTGCGACGGCGAGTTCACCCGGGTCATCTTCGACCCCGCCGGTCAGCCTCTCGACGTCGGCCGCGCCCAACGGTTGCACACCGCCGCCCAGACCAAAGCGATCTGGGCACGCGATCGGCACTGCCAGTACCCCGAGTGCACCAGCCCGCCGGGGTGGGGCGAGATCCACCACCCCACCTGGTGGTCGCGGGGAGGTCGTACCAGCTCCACCAACGCCATTCTGCTGTGCTGGCACCACCATGCCCTGGTCCATCAACGCGACATCACCATCACCCGGCACCACAACCACTGGCACTTCACTACCGCCGGAGGGCACAACCTCGCGCGCCACCGGCCACCACCCTGCGAACATCTCGTCATCCCACGGGAGTGA
- a CDS encoding YciI family protein: MTTYLISFPGEAMEFPAEDFEAVVADSHAVIEAAKEAGVYVFGGGIDEAVPPVLVASDGTVTAGTHPGHTVPNGGYTILELPSREAALEWAAKLAAACRCSQEVRQFQYDPAS; this comes from the coding sequence ATGACCACGTACCTGATCTCGTTCCCCGGCGAGGCCATGGAGTTCCCAGCGGAGGACTTCGAGGCCGTGGTCGCGGACTCGCATGCCGTGATCGAAGCGGCCAAGGAGGCAGGTGTGTACGTCTTCGGCGGCGGTATCGACGAGGCTGTCCCACCGGTTCTCGTGGCCAGTGACGGCACCGTGACTGCGGGGACCCACCCGGGTCACACCGTGCCCAACGGCGGGTACACGATTCTGGAACTTCCCTCGCGGGAGGCGGCACTCGAGTGGGCGGCCAAGCTCGCCGCCGCCTGCCGTTGCTCGCAGGAGGTCCGGCAGTTCCAGTACGACCCGGCCAGCTGA
- a CDS encoding Na+/H+ antiporter NhaC family protein — translation MTDQDQTDEALTFRGGWAMAFVPVAIFGVFCVLYFVVLDAFDMTALATGGFIALLIGALLARRYTKFWDAVMAGIGSPTSVSIIVVLFMVGMLGQLIKDSDVSGGFVWIADQAGMSGAVLTLFSFAACCLIAMATGSSIGTMFTAFPIFYPAGVLLGADPTMLAGAIVSGAIFGDNLAPISDTTIISASTQRFRRKEGAADIGGVVTSRARYALVAAGLSAVGFVIFGGAGGGAVDETQLAESANPLGLIMLIPMAVMLIVAFRTRNIFLAVTAGLALGTVTALLVGLLEPSGVIGVTDGHATGFLVGGVSALLPTVCLVTAVFGIMGVLRAAGVLNRIVDGLARGRLAGTPRGAEAAIGLGVSATTVLFGGVNSASMLTFGPVADEIGARQGLHPYRRTNVMDCFAMGVSCVVPVFSAFLFIGALLTDGHDVAPALDTPAIFGATWYPLALTAVLIVAVATGWGRRFEGPDGVAVRERVEAPATV, via the coding sequence ATGACTGACCAGGACCAGACCGACGAGGCACTGACCTTCCGCGGTGGCTGGGCGATGGCATTCGTGCCGGTGGCGATCTTCGGTGTGTTCTGCGTGCTCTATTTCGTGGTGCTGGACGCCTTCGACATGACCGCGCTCGCCACGGGCGGGTTCATCGCACTGCTGATCGGCGCGCTGCTGGCTCGGCGCTACACCAAGTTCTGGGACGCTGTGATGGCGGGCATCGGCAGCCCGACGTCTGTCTCGATCATCGTGGTGCTCTTCATGGTCGGCATGCTGGGCCAGCTCATCAAGGACTCCGACGTCTCCGGCGGGTTCGTCTGGATCGCCGACCAGGCCGGGATGAGCGGGGCGGTCCTCACGCTCTTCTCGTTCGCGGCGTGCTGCCTGATCGCGATGGCCACGGGCTCATCGATCGGCACGATGTTCACCGCGTTCCCGATCTTCTACCCGGCGGGTGTGCTGCTCGGCGCCGATCCGACCATGCTCGCCGGCGCCATCGTCTCCGGGGCGATCTTCGGGGACAACCTCGCGCCCATCTCGGACACCACGATCATCTCCGCCTCCACGCAGCGGTTCCGTCGCAAGGAGGGCGCCGCGGATATCGGCGGCGTGGTGACCAGCCGGGCACGGTACGCCCTGGTGGCAGCTGGACTGAGCGCCGTCGGGTTCGTCATCTTCGGAGGCGCCGGAGGCGGCGCCGTGGACGAGACCCAGCTCGCCGAGAGCGCGAACCCACTCGGGCTGATCATGCTGATCCCGATGGCCGTGATGCTGATTGTCGCGTTCCGTACCCGCAACATCTTCCTTGCCGTCACGGCCGGGCTGGCGCTGGGGACCGTGACGGCGCTCCTCGTCGGTCTGCTGGAGCCGTCCGGTGTGATCGGGGTGACCGACGGACATGCGACCGGGTTCCTGGTCGGCGGGGTATCCGCGCTGCTGCCGACGGTGTGCCTGGTGACCGCGGTGTTCGGGATCATGGGCGTGCTGCGTGCGGCCGGCGTGCTGAACCGGATCGTGGACGGACTCGCGCGGGGCCGCCTGGCCGGAACCCCGCGGGGCGCGGAGGCGGCGATCGGGCTCGGGGTCAGTGCCACCACCGTGCTGTTCGGCGGCGTGAACTCGGCCTCGATGCTCACCTTCGGGCCGGTGGCGGACGAGATCGGGGCGCGCCAGGGCCTGCACCCCTACCGGCGGACGAACGTGATGGACTGCTTCGCGATGGGCGTTTCCTGCGTGGTGCCTGTGTTCAGCGCGTTCCTGTTCATCGGCGCGCTACTCACCGATGGGCATGATGTCGCTCCCGCCCTCGACACTCCTGCGATCTTCGGCGCGACCTGGTACCCGCTGGCCCTGACCGCGGTCCTGATCGTGGCCGTCGCCACCGGCTGGGGTCGCCGCTTCGAAGGGCCCGACGGTGTGGCCGTGCGGGAACGTGTCGAGGCACCTGCCACTGTCTGA
- a CDS encoding helix-turn-helix domain-containing protein — MIGGRLRDLRAEQDLSLRALAERTGLSATLLSQIERGKVEPSLKSLRLLASVLGQSVGELFDSSESLTVRISRPGERSRITSPRGYIQYERLAPSNGQLEVLRGVLAPGEVSSDEPWSHPSIECVVVLAGTLTVHVAETAHEVTAGESVTFDSRQPHRYQNVTDGVVEFLVSVAPPSP, encoded by the coding sequence ATGATCGGGGGACGACTACGCGACCTGCGCGCCGAGCAAGACCTGAGCCTGCGCGCCCTGGCCGAGCGGACCGGCCTCTCGGCCACCCTGCTCAGTCAGATCGAGCGGGGCAAGGTCGAACCGAGCTTGAAGTCGCTCCGACTGCTCGCCTCGGTGCTCGGCCAATCCGTCGGAGAGCTGTTCGACTCCTCCGAGTCCTTGACCGTGCGAATCTCCCGACCCGGGGAGCGCTCCCGGATCACGTCCCCTCGCGGGTACATCCAGTACGAACGCCTCGCCCCCAGCAACGGCCAGCTCGAAGTGCTGCGCGGGGTGCTCGCGCCGGGCGAGGTCTCCAGCGACGAACCCTGGTCGCACCCCTCGATCGAGTGCGTCGTGGTGCTGGCCGGCACTCTCACCGTGCACGTGGCCGAGACGGCTCACGAGGTCACCGCGGGGGAGTCGGTCACCTTCGACTCCCGTCAACCGCACCGCTATCAGAACGTCACCGACGGCGTGGTCGAGTTCCTCGTCTCCGTTGCCCCGCCGTCCCCGTAA
- a CDS encoding dihydrodipicolinate synthase family protein, with translation MDRHSIDWTGYIPAITTPFSRDGALDLDALAGQIAWMREQRLHGIILAGTSGEWFSMSAAERADLFTEGARAADGSMWVIGACNAFTAEEAIGHAHAAERAGLDGILLTPPPYIVPSRAEVVRFYHDVSDATDIPLCVYNWPRGCIVDLDTDTLTELAAIENVVAIKNSTGNFSQFLAGMYALEDSVRYFGLPTSELGADLALLGHGDGLMGSGAPLGADHSDYWRAIDAGDRDRAVALGARDRVVMHRWFQPDYGARFGNQQAIMKTALRLQGVPAGYVRRPLLELTDDEAAIIAGTLHDLGIETVPLAD, from the coding sequence ATGGATCGCCACAGCATCGACTGGACCGGGTACATTCCGGCCATCACCACCCCGTTCAGCCGCGACGGCGCACTCGACCTGGACGCTCTCGCCGGCCAGATCGCCTGGATGCGCGAGCAGCGACTGCACGGCATCATCCTCGCCGGCACCAGCGGCGAGTGGTTCAGCATGTCGGCCGCCGAGCGCGCGGACCTGTTCACCGAGGGCGCCCGCGCCGCGGACGGGTCGATGTGGGTGATCGGCGCCTGCAACGCCTTCACCGCTGAGGAAGCCATCGGGCACGCCCATGCGGCCGAGCGGGCCGGGCTGGACGGCATCCTGCTCACCCCGCCGCCCTACATCGTGCCGAGCCGGGCCGAGGTGGTGCGCTTCTACCACGACGTCTCCGACGCCACCGACATCCCGTTGTGCGTCTACAACTGGCCCCGCGGCTGCATCGTGGACCTGGACACCGACACGCTCACCGAGCTGGCCGCGATCGAGAACGTGGTGGCGATCAAGAACTCCACCGGGAACTTCTCTCAGTTCCTGGCCGGGATGTACGCCCTCGAGGACTCGGTGCGCTACTTCGGACTGCCCACCAGCGAGCTCGGCGCCGACCTGGCGCTGCTCGGCCACGGCGACGGGCTGATGGGCTCGGGCGCCCCGCTCGGCGCCGACCACTCCGACTACTGGCGCGCCATCGACGCCGGCGACCGGGACCGTGCCGTGGCGCTCGGCGCCCGCGACCGCGTGGTGATGCACCGGTGGTTCCAGCCCGATTACGGCGCCCGGTTCGGCAACCAGCAGGCCATCATGAAGACCGCACTGCGGCTGCAGGGCGTCCCCGCCGGCTATGTGCGCCGCCCGCTGCTCGAGCTCACCGACGACGAGGCGGCGATCATCGCCGGAACCTTGCACGACCTCGGCATCGAGACCGTGCCGCTGGCCGACTGA
- a CDS encoding NAD(P)/FAD-dependent oxidoreductase encodes MPAHYDAVIIGGGLLGCTMAWMLARDGATVLLAERDELNAHASGQNAGSLHFQLEYRMVEQGIEAARTAAEAMPLHLAAAELWSGLTDELGEELGVAQHGGLMLAEDAEQARVLEAKTQLEQSWGLDVHLLDGNEARRIAPYLADEVVAAAYCPIEGKADTRIAAPAFARGATGTGAQVRTRTEVVALRRSGTSWLVDLRTPDGEGADERVVTDAVVLAAGVWTGELGALIDARLPTIPMALTMTATTAQEPTIAHLVQHAGRRLSLKQAHAGNVLIGGGWPARLLTDAAGRPDFRRRPELIGSSVAGNLAAAVRAVPWVASVPALRTWVGTTTVTPDQLPLVGAVPGNAGVFVATGGSAFTLGPSFAQVIADLVQHRRPDHDLSPYDPARFDKEAA; translated from the coding sequence ATGCCTGCGCACTACGACGCGGTCATCATCGGCGGTGGTCTGCTCGGCTGCACCATGGCCTGGATGCTGGCCCGGGACGGCGCCACGGTGCTGCTCGCCGAGCGCGATGAGCTCAACGCGCACGCGTCCGGGCAGAACGCCGGGAGCCTGCACTTCCAGCTCGAGTACCGGATGGTCGAGCAGGGGATTGAGGCTGCCCGCACCGCTGCCGAGGCGATGCCGTTGCACCTGGCCGCCGCCGAGCTGTGGTCGGGCCTGACCGACGAGCTCGGTGAGGAACTCGGGGTCGCCCAGCACGGCGGGCTGATGCTCGCCGAGGACGCTGAGCAGGCTCGCGTGCTGGAGGCGAAGACCCAGCTCGAACAGTCGTGGGGTCTGGACGTGCATTTGCTCGACGGGAACGAGGCCCGCCGGATCGCGCCGTATCTGGCCGACGAGGTCGTCGCTGCCGCGTACTGCCCGATCGAGGGCAAAGCCGACACCCGGATCGCCGCCCCCGCGTTCGCGCGAGGCGCCACCGGCACCGGTGCGCAGGTGCGCACCCGGACCGAGGTGGTCGCCCTACGCAGGTCCGGTACCTCCTGGCTGGTGGACCTGCGAACACCCGACGGCGAAGGTGCCGACGAGCGGGTAGTGACGGACGCCGTCGTGCTCGCTGCGGGGGTGTGGACCGGTGAGCTGGGCGCACTGATCGATGCCCGGCTCCCCACCATCCCGATGGCACTGACGATGACCGCCACGACCGCGCAGGAACCGACGATCGCGCACCTGGTGCAGCACGCCGGCCGACGGCTCTCCCTCAAGCAGGCCCATGCGGGGAACGTGCTGATCGGGGGCGGCTGGCCGGCCCGGCTGCTCACCGATGCGGCCGGACGCCCCGACTTCCGCCGCCGCCCCGAACTGATCGGCTCCTCCGTGGCAGGCAACCTCGCCGCGGCCGTGCGTGCGGTGCCGTGGGTCGCGTCCGTGCCCGCGCTGCGCACCTGGGTGGGCACCACCACCGTGACCCCGGACCAGCTGCCCCTGGTGGGCGCGGTCCCGGGCAACGCCGGGGTGTTCGTGGCCACCGGCGGCTCCGCGTTCACGCTGGGACCGAGCTTCGCGCAGGTGATCGCCGACCTGGTGCAGCACCGCCGGCCTGACCACGACCTGAGCCCGTACGACCCCGCCCGGTTCGACAAGGAGGCTGCATGA
- a CDS encoding (2Fe-2S)-binding protein yields MSGYRRLDVRRGKPVQVTVDGEQIPAHQGETLAAALLAAGVDEFRRTRTGDPRAPLCHMGTCFECVLTVDGAPLTRACLTPVRDGMVVTREAGQS; encoded by the coding sequence ATGAGCGGCTATCGGCGCCTGGACGTGCGGCGTGGGAAGCCCGTGCAGGTCACCGTGGACGGCGAACAGATACCGGCGCACCAGGGGGAGACCCTGGCGGCGGCGCTGCTCGCCGCCGGTGTGGACGAGTTCCGGCGCACGCGCACCGGCGACCCGCGCGCCCCGCTGTGCCACATGGGCACTTGCTTCGAGTGCGTGCTCACCGTGGACGGCGCGCCGCTCACCCGCGCCTGCCTCACGCCGGTGCGGGACGGGATGGTTGTGACCCGAGAGGCAGGGCAGTCGTGA